In the Wyeomyia smithii strain HCP4-BCI-WySm-NY-G18 chromosome 2, ASM2978416v1, whole genome shotgun sequence genome, one interval contains:
- the LOC129722155 gene encoding protein FAM135B isoform X3, protein MCKKVRDGLYYKLDSRHLKESIERAEFSLTLELWFGEQINGNGLSLASARTLQLNFHPGRGLHYHLPVLFDYFHLAAVSVGIHASLVALHQPYIKKSILHYVQSCAPKSTKPWIGSTKLNCRGGNSPGPLEAIFFGPHVGSGAKCGGGSAGRLLHARNVHKEICALLLGALESLRLSLQEFCTVLPHQWASLTGSTPLSNLDTEHRLRKLADSAKLMDTEDDLAARANSDIAQLCAECILYWRRVLSAATQPSVHSLLSKKHHILRVRRFAEGFFVIENPRHTASGCYDSNYQNYVSICEMARRSRYLSSLPPLPVHCTPLDGDANSLPLIFEDRYTDSNDYGKRRSGSEPHLNGHSGTLGKMKTHHHPNKIAPIMNTKECSCGISSCYIDPMPKVCSNYMGLMTTRYALGGDILQASLSITPAAAASQNGLCSKPLSRHSVTTLIEPECRWDQFKALYTPGATVSGGTLPTRHSKSLDQLEVQNNTASLPRQHVHHVNYNNCNNQKQIIYHQPGNAIIQAIPAKAKKNTVQAEDLLKNINEFREKYKNPGEYRKTAISNGSVASGIYEAKDTTCQLIKDHVPNQIQSTNRIPKITNGYAVPKPVYTNDSNNKTQPPGCYYNSLPKGAGTGLAIPPRNSYPPIRSKKQQSTGSLNTKTDSHTIPRSNSSSQILKVKDGSSNSANSNTLPHRPMEFARIRVSDFKQMINKQRRNSKSTNGTNDSSSTESPAVTPKTRNKQRRLLSSASVPFKLENLELEQDGANNGFSESLPNLAPPPAFSNSPLPPIRLRRRHSSSESTSSLSEQSGWVSSRRSSVPSSPDTLKNDPRVVSGAQLRKKLLKLLNEQPRLLGRATESPSHEFLVRSNQSSMKSRSNNDNIRGSVQTENWNNLEKEWSEPKSKQKNTDPKKSSLHNTLDTRSSRRNTKKEKSKSDFDLVNISDYVFEDLRLLPPQQFRDAPPPPDEFRDPPSLVEDKSKQNMASKKSHSSPNHAPSKLQTSQPLQPAPSIIPQPQAIPSMIIQQQQIIPAAHQYQILPVQHQVIQQPQYSKPIQQSAAAPIIFKKYEVQAIDNPLYHIYEVVKTPRPVIKSQSSTELAAIAKCAETLNNPNATISITNQNGHHQGQTIPNPPERKSSMRELSRTQQQKADEDESKKRIDPPLQLLEFEKCREEFRKQINYSGSIYSDFQKLASEMPYFHISDEFRAFSTKGLHLVICVHGLDGNSADLRLVRTYLELGLPGAHLEFLMSERNQGDTFSDFDTMTDRLVAEVLYHIETYQLNPNRISFVAHSLGTIIVRSALARPQMRPLLSRLHTFLSLSGPHLGTLYNSSGLVNMGMWFMQKWKKSGSLLQLCLRDAPDLRQSFLFRLSQRSTLHHFKNVLLCGSSQDRYVPPHSARLELCKAAVRDQSNLGVVYREMVQNIIAPMLARQDLTLARYDVHHALPNTANALIGRAAHIAVLDSELFIEKFLLVAGLKYFS, encoded by the exons AAAAAGTATTTTACACTATGTACAAAGCTG TGCCCCGAAGTCAACCAAGCCATGGATCGGCAGCACCAAACTGAACTGTCGCGGTGGGAACTCCCCGGGTCCACTGGAGGCCATCTTTTTCGGGCCACATGTTGGAAGTGGAGCCAAATGCGGTGGTGGTTCTGCCGGCCGCCTACTACATGCTCGCAACGTCCACAAGGAAATCTGTGCCTTGCTGCTGGGAGCACTCGAATCTTTGAGGCTCTCATTGCAGGAGTTTTGCACTGTATTACCACACCAATGGGCGAGCTTGACTGGATCGACACCGCTCTCTAATTTAGACACCGAGCATAGACTGAGAAAGCTTGCGGATTCAGCGAAG CTGATGGATACCGAAGATGACCTAGCAGCGCGCGCCAATTCGGATATTGCGCAGTTATGCGCAGAATGTATTCTCTATTGGAGACGTGTACTTTCTGCTGCCACGCAACCCTCGGTGCACAGTTTACTATCTAAGAAACATCACATTCTTCGTGTTAGACGATTCGCAGAAGGATTTTTCGTTATTGAAAACCCTCGTCACACTGCAAGTGGATGCTACGACTCCAATTATCAAAACTATGTATCAATCTGTGAAATGGCACGACGATCTCGATACCTTTCATCATTACCTCCTTTACCGGTTCACTGTACTCCGTTAGATGGCGATGCCAACTCACTTCCGTTAATTTTTGAAGACCGTTACACGGACTCTAACGACTATGGGAAGCGTCGTTCCGGAAGTGAACCCCACCTCAACGGACACAGTGGAACATTAGGAAAAATGAAAACTCATCATCATCCCAACAAGATAGCCCCAATTATGAACACTAAAGAATGTTCATGCGGGATATCGTCCTGCTATATCGATCCAATGCCAAAAGTTTGTAGTAATTACATGGGACTCATGACTACTCGGTATGCTCTCGGAGGAGATATCCTTCAAGCAAGTTTGTCAATCACaccggcagcagcagcatcccAGAACGGACTCTGTTCAAAACCCCTTTCGCGGCATTCTGTGACAACTTTAATAGAACCAGAGTGTCGGTGGGATCAATTCAAAGCACTCTATACTCCTGGTGCTACAGTGTCCGGAGGAACGCTTCCGACGCGCCACAGTAAATCTCTGGATCAGCTTGAAGTCCAAAATAATACTGCATCGCTACCACGTCAGCACGTTCACCATGTCAATTACAACAATTGCAACAACCAAAAGCAAATAATCTACCACCAACCTGGTAATGCCATTATTCAAGCAATCCCTGCGAAAGCAAAGAAAAATACAGTGCAAGCTGAGGAtctactgaaaaatatcaatgagttcagagaaaaatataaaaaccctGGTGAATACCGTAAAACAGCCATCAGCAATGGATCAGTTGCTTCCGGTATTTATGAAGCCAAGGATACAACATGTCAACTTATAAAAGACCACGTTCCAAACCAAATTCAATCGACGAACCGAATACCCAAAATAACTAATGGTTACGCTGTCCCAAAACCTGTTTACACAAACGATAGCAACAACAAAACGCAACCACCCGGGTGCTATTACAATTCTCTACCAAAGGGGGCTGGAACGGGCCTCGCAATACCACCGAGAAACTCATATCCACCAATACGAAGTAAAAAACAACAATCAACAGGTTCGCTTAACACTAAAACAGATTCCCATACGATTCCGCGCAGCAATTCGTCATCTCAAATACTTAAAGTTAAAGATGGGTCATCAAACAGTGCCAACAGTAACACGCTACCGCACCGACCCATGGAATTTGCCCGAATACGTGTATCTGACTTCAAGCAGATGATAAATAAGCAACGCCGCAACAGTAAAAGCACTAACGGTACTAACGATTCAAGCAGCACCGAAAGTCCTGCAGTTACTCCAAAGACCCGAAATAAACAGCGTCGACTGTTATCTTCAGCGAGTGTTCCATTTAAACTGGAAAATCTGGAGTTAGAGCAAGACGGTGCAAATAATGGTTTCAGCGAAAGTCTCCCGAATCTGGCACCGCCACCAGCTTTCAGTAACTCTCCGCTTCCTCCGATACGATTACGAAGAAGACACTCTAGCAGTGAATCGACGTCCTCTCTCAGTGAACAATCTGGATGGGTTTCTAGCAGAAGAAGCAGTGTTCCTTCCAGTCCAGATACACTTAAAAATGATCCTAGGGTAGTGAGTGGCGCCCAGCTGAGAAAGAAACTGTTGAAATTACTAAACGAACAGCCAAGACTACTGGGTCGCGCAACGGAAAGCCCATCCCATGAATTTTTAGTCAGAAGTAACCAAAGTTCGATGAAGTCCAGGTCAAATAATGATAACATAAGAGGTTCTGTACAGACAGAGAACTGGAATAATTTGGAGAAAGAATGGAGCGAACCAAAATCGAAACAGAAAAACACCGATCCCAAAAAAAGCTCTCTACATAACACATTAGATACACGTTCCTCCCGAAGGaacaccaaaaaagaaaaatctaaaTCAGATTTTGATCTAGTGAATATTTCCGACTACGTCTTCGAAGATCTGCGATTGTTGCCACCGCAACAGTTTCGAGACGCCCCACCACCACCCGATGAGTTTCGAGATCCGCCATCCTTGGTAGAAGACAAATCTAAACAAAACATGGCTTCGAAGAAAAGCCACTCATCACCAAATCACGCTCCCTCGAAACTACAAACATCGCAACCGTTACAGCCAGCTCCCTCGATAATTCCGCAGCCTCAAGCGATCCCCTCAATGATTATCCAACAACAGCAAATCATCCCGGCAGCTCATCAGTATCAAATTCTCCCAGTGCAGCATCAAGTCATACAACAGCCCCAATACAGTAAACCCATTCAGCAATCAGCAGCTGctccaattattttcaaaaaatatgaagTACAAGCAATCGATAATCCACTCTATCATATATATGAAGTCGTCAAAACGCCACGTCCAGTCATCAAGTCGCAAAGCTCTACCGAACTTGCTGCTATAGCTAAATGTGCAGAGACGCTCAACAATCCAAACGCAACTATCAGCATTACCAATCAAAATGGTCATCACCAGGGACAAACTATTCCAAACCCTCCTGAACGAAAGTCATCTATGCGGGAACTGTCTCGTACTCAGCAGCAGAAAGCTGATGAGGACGAAAGCAAGAAGCGAATTGATCCTCCACTGCAATTACTCGAGTTCGAAAAGTGCCGCGAAGAATTCCGGAAACAAATTAACTACTCTGGATCGATCTATTCGGATTTCCAAAAGCTTGCTTCGGAAATGCCCTATTTTCACATCAGCGATGAGTTCCGTGCATTCTCTACCAAAGGCTTGCATTTGGTAATCTGCGTACATGGACTCGACGGAAATTCGGCCGATTTGCGGTTAGTACGGACCTATTTGGAACTAGGGCTACCTGGAGCGCATCTGGAATTTCTCATGTCCGAACGTAACCAAGGTGATACGTTTTCCGACTTTGATACGATGACGGATCGGCTGGTAGCGGAAGTACTGTACCACATTGAAACCTATCAGCTCAATCCAAACAGAATATCCTTCGTGGCCCATTCGCTCGGTACGATCATTGTACGATCGGCATTGGCAAGACCCCAGATGCGGCCATTGCTGTCTAGGTTACATACGTTTTTGTCCCTTTCTGGACCCCATCTCGGGACACTCTACAACTCCAGCGGGCTGGTAAATATGG GAATGTGGTTTATGCAAAAATGGAAGAAGAGTGGCTCCCTTCTACAGTTGTGTCTTAGAGACGCACCGGACCTTCGTCAGAGTTTTCTCTTCCGGTTGAGTCAACGAAGCACTCTGCATCACTTCAAAAATGTACTACTGTGTGGTTCATCGCAGGACCGCTACGTCCCACCGCACTCGGCACGCTTGGAACTATGCAAGGCAGCTGTCCGTGATCAGTCCAACCTCGGCGTGGTGTATCG cgaaATGGTACAAAACATCATCGCCCCGATGCTTGCGCGTCAGGATCTGACACTAGCCCGATACGACGTACATCATGCGCTCCCGAACACGGCAAATGCATTAATCGGTCGGGCCGCCCACATCGCCGTACTAGATTCGGAATTGTTTATCGAAAAGTTCTTACTTGTTGCCGGTTTAAAATATTTCAGCTAG